Genomic segment of Leptospiraceae bacterium:
TGATCCCGATGTTGAGTTTAAAGCTATATCAAAAGAACTTGTCAAAGATCCAGGACTTACCGCAGATGTAATTCGCTTATCAAACTCGGCTTATTACCATCCAACAAAAGAAATCCGTTCCATTGAAGAAGCCATTAAAGTTTTGGGATTAAAAGTATTGAAAGAAATCGTAATGGTAGCTGCAGCACGTGGAATTCTGAAACAACCCATAGAAGGTTATAAATTAGAAAGTCGTGATATGTGGGAACATTCACTTATGGTGGGGTATCTATCCATGAACATAGTAGAAAAACAAAAAATTCCCAATGTACCTAAAGATGTTGCTTTTACGGCTGGACTTATGCATGATTGTGGTAAGATTGTTCTTGCAAGCACATTCAAAAAAGCCATTTTATTAATACAGCAGGAATATCAAAAACATCCAAATGTTAGTTTCTTAGAATTAGAAAAAAAGTATATCGGTTTTACACACCCCGAAATTGGAGCTTTTCTTTTAAAAAACTGGAACTTTCCTGAAGAATTGGTTGATTCTGTTTTACATCTTTATGAGCCAGAAAAATCCACGAAAAATCCAACATTAACCTCTCTGATACATGTTTCGAATTGGTTGGTAATCTCTGCGGGAATAGGGGTTGATGTCATGGGAATGAATGAAACCCTAAGTCCTTTTGCTTTAAAACAAATCCATTTCAACAACTCATTGATACAAGAATATTATGAATCCATACCCGAGCTTATGGGAAACATAAAGGATTTAATAGAACTATGAAAATAGCCCTGATTGGTCCAAGAGGTGCGGGAAAATCAAAACTATCACGAAAACTTTCAAAAAAAATTGAATGGGTGGCATTTAGTACTGATATTTTGATTTCGTATGAAGCAGGTGGAAAAACCATCAAAGAAATTGTAGAACAAGAAGGCTGGTTTTCCTTTCGTAATCGAGAATATGAAATCTTAAAGAAACTTTATACTATGGATCGGATCATTATTGATTGCGGCGGTGGAATCTTATTTGATGTCGATCCATACACTCAAAAAGAGATAGAAAGCCAAAGAAAAATTGAACTTTTAAAACAAAATTCTTTTGTCATCTATATTCAGCGAGATCTCGATTGGTTATTGCAAAAAAATATTAATAATGCTCAACGCCCTAGTTTAAGCCAAGACGAAGATTACGAGACCCTTCTTCTTAGACGTCTTCCTGTGTATAAAAAATATGCTAATTTTGTTCTGGACATGAAAGATAGAGAAATCGAAGAAGGTGTAGAAGAAATCTTGTTCTTCTTAAGAAAGAAATCTCTATATTCAGAAATTTTTAATAAATGAGTTGTATCTTTTTTATATATAGCTTTTTTATGAACATAAGATGAATTTCCCCAACG
This window contains:
- a CDS encoding HDOD domain-containing protein, with product MTISFKQEVQQTLNNIERLPSFPEVVHKVLKLLRDPDVEFKAISKELVKDPGLTADVIRLSNSAYYHPTKEIRSIEEAIKVLGLKVLKEIVMVAAARGILKQPIEGYKLESRDMWEHSLMVGYLSMNIVEKQKIPNVPKDVAFTAGLMHDCGKIVLASTFKKAILLIQQEYQKHPNVSFLELEKKYIGFTHPEIGAFLLKNWNFPEELVDSVLHLYEPEKSTKNPTLTSLIHVSNWLVISAGIGVDVMGMNETLSPFALKQIHFNNSLIQEYYESIPELMGNIKDLIEL
- a CDS encoding shikimate kinase gives rise to the protein MKIALIGPRGAGKSKLSRKLSKKIEWVAFSTDILISYEAGGKTIKEIVEQEGWFSFRNREYEILKKLYTMDRIIIDCGGGILFDVDPYTQKEIESQRKIELLKQNSFVIYIQRDLDWLLQKNINNAQRPSLSQDEDYETLLLRRLPVYKKYANFVLDMKDREIEEGVEEILFFLRKKSLYSEIFNK